A single genomic interval of Electrophorus electricus isolate fEleEle1 chromosome 2, fEleEle1.pri, whole genome shotgun sequence harbors:
- the ccdc87 gene encoding coiled-coil domain-containing protein 87 isoform X1, with protein sequence MSVKLIKRCDTASAVNQRLKAERDDMVPSMAQKVAYSQDTQKCFQNILGPLSLFSHADKDDVKKRDRAQEARSESSASEKIMNVPATLSELCQQLRGRLNQQSPPLSHTEDQEMLVSLITSKLGLIWRDLCGMLGDPMLTSDENRWLRGRTFGEVLHICERLYLHYLHLLDALERRSVFSPWANRNRLAARMALDLSSLLNVHSIRRRIAMGIKATQDTGYQQVVEMMHADACPRELDLRLHVKPGCKKCAASRQQQTTVEKELIEIQEKIGELDLECVYKLIPCHLELITSKMETLCATPCSTSKAEEEEDQLKTTTRLKGCNSMPELQRETLLEELEMAALPARSQSSLGLLSISPGSGLEEHITPAEDLRRLLQDANPVEKFDSETDIPPLIRALSTSGSSKLKQLTHVLWRLEDEEGRRRETEGQGEAERPQPPQAEVVSVSMPTQGVVWAAASRVSDRVCLDTISISMCPPVYNDLTGEIEALSVKWLDRNLFDRDEIKDVYEELSQSLPIQYLNFDEDPMIETCLNIGIPVLDLKRKNHEKKLMNSSLHMPNPYGISHRKRTDMMADHKRPTDVTSRAYAAWHRWWKSNLTPNDYLNYLSDQQSDYLSVVFHLYDSDDSDEEDECEKLLQLQRERKRRQLAKTDALRRHKQAYTPGLWNVNSVLLGGLGKEPALDEVEGADEEIQHVVRGGQGAVDNHTHTMPEGDEQVQARLERIWTTLHLSETQRLDMAIKYSSATHRDRLEEAIVAWEKATNLIQQREKVLLQLEQFEKVASDPNRFFQRGYNGTSAARMEEASSREKLQSQIAALDKLLSQIIHHIAVTFKDTVTYKGRPYGEKMRWDCVEMLYWLQQERRAQALEKLVEGRGILPARLPPINSSHILYPHLHPTPEEHFPLAIEENIQCKELLCFPCTNIEANAK encoded by the exons ATGTCTGTTAAATTGATAAAAAGATGTGACACTGCAAGTGCTGTAAATCAGAGGCTGAAAGCTGAACGTGATGACATGGTGCCATCCATGGCCCAGAAGGTTGCCTACAGCCAAGACACGCAGAAGtgtttccagaacattctgggACCACTATCACTTTTCTCTCATGCAGACAAAGATGATGTGAAGAAAAGAg ACAGGGCTCAGGAGGCAAGATCTGAGTCATCAGCCTCTGAGAAGATAATGAACGTTCCAGCCACGTTGTCTGAATTGTGCCAGCAGCTGAGAGGCAGGCTCAACCAGCAGTCAcccccactctcccacactgAGGACCAGGAAATGCTG GTGTCACTCATCACGTCCAAGCTGGGACTGATCTGGCGGGACCTCTGCGGGATGCTCGGCGACCCCATGCTGACCTCGGACGAAAACAGGTGGCTACGGGGCAGGACCTTTGGTGAGGTGCTGCACATCTGCGAGCGGCTCTACCTGCACTACCTCCACCTGCTGGATGCCCTGGAGCGGCGCAGCGTCTTTAGCCCATGGGCCAACCGCAACCGCCTGGCTGCCCGCATGGCCTTAGACCTCAGCAGCCT TCTGAACGTTCACTCCATACGACGTCGCATCGCTATGGGTATCAAGGCAACACAGGACACGGGGTACCAACAGGTGGTGGAAATGATGCATGCTGATGCCTGTCCTCGTGAACTGGACCTCAGGTTACACGTAAAGCCCGGCTGTAAGAAATGTGCAGCAAGCAGGCAGCAGCAGACAACAGTGGAGAAAGAGCTTATAGAG ATCCAAGAAAAAATAGGAGAGTTGGATCTGGAATGTGTGTATAAACTCATACCCTGTCACCTGGAGCTGATAACCAGCAAAATGGAGACACTCT GTGCCACTCCCTGTTCAACATCtaaagcagaggaagaggaagatcaGTTGAAGACCACCACCCGGCTGAAG GGATGTAATTCCATGCCAGAGCTGCAGAGGGAGACactgctggaggagctggagatggCAGCACTGCCTGCACGATCTCAGTCCTCTTTAGGGCTTCTGTCTATAAGCCCGGGTTCTGGCCTGGAGGAGCACATCACCCCTGCTGAGGATCTTAGGAG ACTGTTACAGGACGCAAATCCTGTGGAAAAGTTTGACTCTGAGACAGATATCCCACCTCTCATCCGAGCTTTGAGCACCAGTGGCTCCAGCAAACTCAAACAACTGACCCACGTTCTGTGG AGGCTGGAGGACGAAGAGGGCCGGCGAAGAGAGACGGAAGGTCAGGGCGAGGCAGAGAGGCCACAGCCACCCCAGGCGGAGGTGGTAAGCGTGAGCATGCCCACCCAGGGTGTGGTGTGGGCGGCGGCTTCCCGCGTCTCTGACAGAGTGTGCCTCGATACAATCAGCATCAGCATGTGCCCCCCTGTCTACAATGACCTCACTGGAGAG ATTGAAGCTTTGTCAGTTAAATGGTTGGATCGCAACCTGTTTGACAGGGATGAAATTAAAGATGTCTACGAAGAGTTATCTCAAAGTCTTCCGATTCAGTATTTAAACTTTGATGAG GACCCTATGATAGAGACTTGTCTGAACATTGGCATACCTGTACTTGACTTGAAAAGGAAGAATCACGAAAAGAAACTGATGAACTCTTCGCTACACATGCCAAATCCTTATGGCATATCTCACAG GAAGCGCACGGACATGATGGCAGATCATAAGAGGCCAACAGATGTGACGTCTCGTGCATATGCGGCATGGCACCGATGGTGGAAGTCTAATTTGACACCAAATGATTACCTTAATTACCTTTCTGACCAG CAGTCAGATTACCTGTCCGTGGTGTTTCACCTGTACGACAGTGATGACAGCGATGAGGAGGATGAGTGCGAGAAGCTCCTGCagcttcagagagagaggaaaag GAGGCAACTAGCAAAGACCGACGCCCTGAGGAGGCACAAGCAGGCCTACACACCCGGCCTCTGGAACGTCAACTCCGTGCTGCTGGGAGGTCTGGGAAAAGAGCCAGCATTGGATG AGGTGGAAGGAGCAGATGAGGAAATCCAGCATGTG GTAAGGGGTGGGCAGGGGGCAGTggacaaccacacccacaccatgccTGAGGGGGACGAGCAGGTGCAGGCCAGGCTGGAGAGAATCTGGACTACGCTGCACCTGTCTGAGACACAGAGGCTGGACATGGCCATCAAGTACAGCTCCGCCACACACCGTGACAggctggaggag GCTATAGTGGCATGGGAGAAGGCAACTAATCTGAtccagcagagggagaaagTGCTGTTGCAGCTGGAGCAGTTTGAGAAAGTGGCATCTGATCCCAACAGGTTCTTCCAGCGAG GTTACAATGGTACCTCTGCTGCCAGGATGGAGGAGGCAAGCAGCAGAGAGAAACTTCAGTCTCAGATAGCAGCTCTGGACAAGTTGTTGTCCCAGATCATCCATCACATAGCTGTCACCTTCAAGGACACTGTCACCTATAAG GGACGGCCATATGGAGAGAAGATGCGCTGGGACTGTGTGGAGATGCTCTACTGGCTACAGCAGGAGAGACGGGCTCAGGCTCTGGAGAAGctggtggaggggagggggataCTGCCAGCTAGGCTGCCCCCTATTAACTCCAGCCATATACTCtatccccacctccaccctacCCCAGAGGAACACTTCCCACTAGCCATTGAGGAGAATATCCAGTGCAAGGAACTCCTGTGTTTTCCATGTACAAATATTGAAGctaatgctaaataa
- the ccdc87 gene encoding coiled-coil domain-containing protein 87 isoform X2: MSVKLIKRCDTASAVNQRLKAERDDMVPSMAQKVAYSQDTQKCFQNILGPLSLFSHADKDDVKKRDRAQEARSESSASEKIMNVPATLSELCQQLRGRLNQQSPPLSHTEDQEMLVSLITSKLGLIWRDLCGMLGDPMLTSDENRWLRGRTFGEVLHICERLYLHYLHLLDALERRSVFSPWANRNRLAARMALDLSSLLNVHSIRRRIAMGIKATQDTGYQQVVEMMHADACPRELDLRLHVKPGCKKCAASRQQQTTVEKELIEIQEKIGELDLECVYKLIPCHLELITSKMETLCATPCSTSKAEEEEDQLKTTTRLKGCNSMPELQRETLLEELEMAALPARSQSSLGLLSISPGSGLEEHITPAEDLRRLLQDANPVEKFDSETDIPPLIRALSTSGSSKLKQLTHVLWRLEDEEGRRRETEGQGEAERPQPPQAEVVSVSMPTQGVVWAAASRVSDRVCLDTISISMCPPVYNDLTGEIEALSVKWLDRNLFDRDEIKDVYEELSQSLPIQYLNFDEDPMIETCLNIGIPVLDLKRKNHEKKLMNSSLHMPNPYGISHRKRTDMMADHKRPTDVTSRAYAAWHRWWKSNLTPNDYLNYLSDQSDYLSVVFHLYDSDDSDEEDECEKLLQLQRERKRRQLAKTDALRRHKQAYTPGLWNVNSVLLGGLGKEPALDEVEGADEEIQHVVRGGQGAVDNHTHTMPEGDEQVQARLERIWTTLHLSETQRLDMAIKYSSATHRDRLEEAIVAWEKATNLIQQREKVLLQLEQFEKVASDPNRFFQRGYNGTSAARMEEASSREKLQSQIAALDKLLSQIIHHIAVTFKDTVTYKGRPYGEKMRWDCVEMLYWLQQERRAQALEKLVEGRGILPARLPPINSSHILYPHLHPTPEEHFPLAIEENIQCKELLCFPCTNIEANAK, encoded by the exons ATGTCTGTTAAATTGATAAAAAGATGTGACACTGCAAGTGCTGTAAATCAGAGGCTGAAAGCTGAACGTGATGACATGGTGCCATCCATGGCCCAGAAGGTTGCCTACAGCCAAGACACGCAGAAGtgtttccagaacattctgggACCACTATCACTTTTCTCTCATGCAGACAAAGATGATGTGAAGAAAAGAg ACAGGGCTCAGGAGGCAAGATCTGAGTCATCAGCCTCTGAGAAGATAATGAACGTTCCAGCCACGTTGTCTGAATTGTGCCAGCAGCTGAGAGGCAGGCTCAACCAGCAGTCAcccccactctcccacactgAGGACCAGGAAATGCTG GTGTCACTCATCACGTCCAAGCTGGGACTGATCTGGCGGGACCTCTGCGGGATGCTCGGCGACCCCATGCTGACCTCGGACGAAAACAGGTGGCTACGGGGCAGGACCTTTGGTGAGGTGCTGCACATCTGCGAGCGGCTCTACCTGCACTACCTCCACCTGCTGGATGCCCTGGAGCGGCGCAGCGTCTTTAGCCCATGGGCCAACCGCAACCGCCTGGCTGCCCGCATGGCCTTAGACCTCAGCAGCCT TCTGAACGTTCACTCCATACGACGTCGCATCGCTATGGGTATCAAGGCAACACAGGACACGGGGTACCAACAGGTGGTGGAAATGATGCATGCTGATGCCTGTCCTCGTGAACTGGACCTCAGGTTACACGTAAAGCCCGGCTGTAAGAAATGTGCAGCAAGCAGGCAGCAGCAGACAACAGTGGAGAAAGAGCTTATAGAG ATCCAAGAAAAAATAGGAGAGTTGGATCTGGAATGTGTGTATAAACTCATACCCTGTCACCTGGAGCTGATAACCAGCAAAATGGAGACACTCT GTGCCACTCCCTGTTCAACATCtaaagcagaggaagaggaagatcaGTTGAAGACCACCACCCGGCTGAAG GGATGTAATTCCATGCCAGAGCTGCAGAGGGAGACactgctggaggagctggagatggCAGCACTGCCTGCACGATCTCAGTCCTCTTTAGGGCTTCTGTCTATAAGCCCGGGTTCTGGCCTGGAGGAGCACATCACCCCTGCTGAGGATCTTAGGAG ACTGTTACAGGACGCAAATCCTGTGGAAAAGTTTGACTCTGAGACAGATATCCCACCTCTCATCCGAGCTTTGAGCACCAGTGGCTCCAGCAAACTCAAACAACTGACCCACGTTCTGTGG AGGCTGGAGGACGAAGAGGGCCGGCGAAGAGAGACGGAAGGTCAGGGCGAGGCAGAGAGGCCACAGCCACCCCAGGCGGAGGTGGTAAGCGTGAGCATGCCCACCCAGGGTGTGGTGTGGGCGGCGGCTTCCCGCGTCTCTGACAGAGTGTGCCTCGATACAATCAGCATCAGCATGTGCCCCCCTGTCTACAATGACCTCACTGGAGAG ATTGAAGCTTTGTCAGTTAAATGGTTGGATCGCAACCTGTTTGACAGGGATGAAATTAAAGATGTCTACGAAGAGTTATCTCAAAGTCTTCCGATTCAGTATTTAAACTTTGATGAG GACCCTATGATAGAGACTTGTCTGAACATTGGCATACCTGTACTTGACTTGAAAAGGAAGAATCACGAAAAGAAACTGATGAACTCTTCGCTACACATGCCAAATCCTTATGGCATATCTCACAG GAAGCGCACGGACATGATGGCAGATCATAAGAGGCCAACAGATGTGACGTCTCGTGCATATGCGGCATGGCACCGATGGTGGAAGTCTAATTTGACACCAAATGATTACCTTAATTACCTTTCTGACCAG TCAGATTACCTGTCCGTGGTGTTTCACCTGTACGACAGTGATGACAGCGATGAGGAGGATGAGTGCGAGAAGCTCCTGCagcttcagagagagaggaaaag GAGGCAACTAGCAAAGACCGACGCCCTGAGGAGGCACAAGCAGGCCTACACACCCGGCCTCTGGAACGTCAACTCCGTGCTGCTGGGAGGTCTGGGAAAAGAGCCAGCATTGGATG AGGTGGAAGGAGCAGATGAGGAAATCCAGCATGTG GTAAGGGGTGGGCAGGGGGCAGTggacaaccacacccacaccatgccTGAGGGGGACGAGCAGGTGCAGGCCAGGCTGGAGAGAATCTGGACTACGCTGCACCTGTCTGAGACACAGAGGCTGGACATGGCCATCAAGTACAGCTCCGCCACACACCGTGACAggctggaggag GCTATAGTGGCATGGGAGAAGGCAACTAATCTGAtccagcagagggagaaagTGCTGTTGCAGCTGGAGCAGTTTGAGAAAGTGGCATCTGATCCCAACAGGTTCTTCCAGCGAG GTTACAATGGTACCTCTGCTGCCAGGATGGAGGAGGCAAGCAGCAGAGAGAAACTTCAGTCTCAGATAGCAGCTCTGGACAAGTTGTTGTCCCAGATCATCCATCACATAGCTGTCACCTTCAAGGACACTGTCACCTATAAG GGACGGCCATATGGAGAGAAGATGCGCTGGGACTGTGTGGAGATGCTCTACTGGCTACAGCAGGAGAGACGGGCTCAGGCTCTGGAGAAGctggtggaggggagggggataCTGCCAGCTAGGCTGCCCCCTATTAACTCCAGCCATATACTCtatccccacctccaccctacCCCAGAGGAACACTTCCCACTAGCCATTGAGGAGAATATCCAGTGCAAGGAACTCCTGTGTTTTCCATGTACAAATATTGAAGctaatgctaaataa
- the akap14 gene encoding A-kinase anchor protein 14, which yields METTPADEQLDLRSSEFVNTVLDGTHSMLTLSKSESKQSDWNIDWVSCKDFTVELGKEQIKEYMGTWEMHPSWLFSIRFIQETELEFQKQYHYKALWSIPTYRHPIPKNTASVYFVIRISKMKLQTLPVEVHYQVESNRTIHIPGKTRFREKWLKDVIASKALLQDSITF from the coding sequence ATGGAGACCACACCGGCTGACGAACAACTGGACCTGAGGTCATCAGAATTTGTGAATACTGTTTTGGATGGCACACACAGCATGCTGACCTTATCTAAGTCAGAGAGTAAACAGTCTGACTGGAATATTGACTGGGTCTCTTGTAAAGACTTTACGGTCGAGCTGGGGAAAGAACAAATCAAGGAGTACATGGGTACGTGGGAGATGCACCCAAGCTGGCTGTTTAGCATCAGGTTTATCCAGGAAACCGAGCTTGAGTTCCAGAAACAATATCATTACAAGGCCCTGTGGAGTATTCCTACCTACCGTCACCCAATCCCTAAAAACACAGCGTCTGTCTACTTTGTCATCAGGATCTCCAAGATGAAACTTCAAACGCTGCCTGTGGAAGTCCACTATCAAGTTGAATCAAACCGAACAATACATATCCCAGGAAAAACGAGATTCCGTGAAAAGTGGCTCAAAGATGTGATTGCGAGCAAAGCTTTACTTCAAGATTCTATCACTTTCTAA
- the pnpla8 gene encoding calcium-independent phospholipase A2-gamma codes for MSRIKNTLDSVSKAISGTVNTEVFSKITRLRPSATSMGQKIQVKMESPEPESAVVVTVSAPVHLKPKEEVKGKGISRDALKLPVSPAMPPGAVSTTVSKQTLQRFQPTAFTVDMDETYNHLAEHVNTYFGSSSQEENRPQGRGGDTIALPSATLYIGTKQCVPVPQPVAQKVDPDPPTPPALDQTGVGSSHPTTECTVPAIPSPQKKGISNYLSYKRPKMQAFMGNYIAPLIPKFRADSANKDKAHEVGKAQNTEQVETKAQGKEKVQSVLSQKEKIKARVSVDNKTRALAQGIRKVINMKITISRVEELSYHLLEFPETRGVAVTEKVIPYLLRLRQSQDPNLQAAVRLALALVGYTDPVKGRGIRVLSIDGGGTRGLVALQTLHRLESLTGKPVYQLFDYICGVSTGAILAFMLGVFRIPLPECEELYRKLGSDVFKQNLIVGTVKMGWSHAFYDSQIWEDILKERMGDSIMIETTKDPDCPKVAAVSTIVNRGLPLKAYIFRNYNFLPGVRFHYLGGCQHMMWQAIRASSAAPGYFQEYVLGNDLHQDGGLLINNPTALAIHECKCLWPNTPLQCVVSLGTGRYEATSKSASGTSTSLKTKLTHVISSATDTEEVHTMLDALLPPDTYFRFNPYMSEDIPLDENRREKLNFLQAEGQRYLERNEAKMKKAASVLSQNKSAIQRLAEWLQLKADMYDGLPFHSKL; via the exons ATGTCGCGTATCAAGAACACATTAGACTCTGTCTCCAAAGCCATTAGTGGGACAGTGAACACGGAGGTCTTCTCCAAGATAACACGCCTCCGACCCAGTGCTACCTCCATGGGCCAAAAAATACAGGTGAAAATGGAGAGCCCTGAGCCTGAATCTGCTGTGGTTGTGACTGTGTCAGCACCTGTGCATCTAAAACCCAAAGAGGAAGTGAAGGGCAAAGGCATTAGCAGAGATGCCCTCAAACTGCCAGTTAGCCCAGCCATGCCCCCAGGAGCTGTGTCCACAACGGTATCCAAACAGACCCTGCAGCGTTTCCAGCCAACAGCTTTCACCGTGGACATGGATGAGACCTACAACCACTTGGCTGAGCATGTGAACACATACTTTGGGAGCAGTAGCCAAGAGGAAAACAGGCCTCAAGGAAGGGGCGGAGACACCATTGCGCTGCCAAGTGCCACTCTCTACATTGGGACAAAGCAGTGTGTCCCTGTGCCACAGCCTGTGGCTCAGAAAGTTGACCCAGACCCACCCACCCCGCCTGCCCTTGACCAGACTGGTGTGGGCTCAAGTCATCCAACCACAGAGTGCACTGTGCCTGCTATCCCCAGCCCACAGAAAAAAGGCATCAGCAATTACTTGTCTTACAAGAGGCCCAAAATGCAGGCTTTTATGGGAAACTACATTGCCCCTCTGATTCCCAAGTTCAGGGCCGATTCTGCAAATAAGGACAAGGCACATGAAGTGGGCAAGGCTCAGAACACAGAGCAGGTGGAAACCAAGGCGCAGGGGAAGGAAAAGGTCCAAAGTGTGCTCTCCCAGAAGGAAAAG ATCAAAGCACGTGTGAGTGTGGATAACAAGACTAGAGCACTGGCACAGGGTATAAGGAAAGTCATCAATATGAAGATCACAATCAGCAGGGTGGAAGAGCTGAGCTACCACCTGCTGGAATTCCCTGAGACTAGAGGGGTTGCTGTCACA gagAAAGTAATCCCATATTTGCTGCGCTTGCGTCAGTCACAGGACCCTAATCTACAGGCTGCAGTGAGGCTGGCTCTTGCACTAGTGGGCTACACTGACCCCGTCAAGGGCAGAGGCATTCGAGTCCTCTCCATAGATGGTGGAGGGACAAG GGGACTGGTTGCACTGCAGACTTTGCACAGGCTGGAGAGTCTCACCGGGAAGCCAGTCTACCAGTTGTTTGATTATATCTGTGGAGTCAGCACAG GTGCCATCTTGGCCTTCATGCTGGGTGTGTTCCGCATCCCTCTGCCTGAGTGTGAGGAGCTCTATAGGAAGCTGGGCTCCGACGTCTTCAAGCAGAACCTGATCGTCGGCACAGTGAAGATGGGCTGGAGCCACGCCTTCTACGACAGCCAGATCTGGGAGGACATCCTCAA agagagaatgggggatAGTATTATGATTGAAACCACCAAAGACCCAGATTGCCCAAAG GTCGCAGCAGTGAGCACCATAGTAAACAGAGGGCTGCCGCTGAAGGCTTACATCTTCAGAAACTACAATTTCCTTCCAGGGGTGCGTTTCCACTACCTAGGTGGCTGCCAGCATATGATGTGGCAGGCGATCCGAGCATCATCTGCAGCCCCAGGCTATTTCCAGGAGTATGTTCTTGGGAACGACTTGCACCAG gacggTGGCTTATTAATCAACAACCCAACGGCGCTGGCTATCCACGAGTGCAAGTGTCTGTGGCCCAACACgccactgcagtgtgtggtgtCCTTGGGCACAGGACGCTACGAGGCCACCAGCAAGAGTGCCTCTGGTACCTCCACCAGTCTGAAGACCAAGCTCACCCATGTAATCAGCAGCGCCACCGACACCGAAG AGGTCCACACGATGCTAGACGCCCTCCTTCCCCCAGACACCTACTTCCGTTTCAACCCTTACATGAGCGAGGACATCCCACTGGACGAGAACCGGCGCGAGAAGCTCAATTTCCTGCAGGCTGAGGGCCAGCGCTACCTGGAGCGCAATGAAGCCAAGATGAAGAAGGCTGCCAGTGTGCTGTCTCAGAATAAGAGCGCCATCCAGAGGCTGGCCGAGTGGTTGCAGCTTAAGGCGGACATGTACGACGGCCTCCCCTTCCACTCCAAACTGTGA